In Papaver somniferum cultivar HN1 chromosome 1, ASM357369v1, whole genome shotgun sequence, a genomic segment contains:
- the LOC113315852 gene encoding agamous-like MADS-box protein AGL61 — MGRQKIEIKRIEKEDARQVTFSKRRGGVFKKAHELSTLCGAEIAIIVFSPAGKPFSFTHPHNIIDRYLSGNSHPTPLVTAHREAKIRELNREYTKHLAGVHELEQLSDAIDNLKSKVADRADELLLT, encoded by the exons ATGGGTCGAcagaaaattgaaatcaaaagaaTTGAGAAAGAAGATGCAAGACAAGTTACCTTCTCTAAACGTAGAGGAGGTGTTTTTAAGAAGGCTCATGAACTTTCTACCCTTTGTGGTGCTGAGATTGCTATCATCGTATTTTCACCCGCTGGAAAACCTTTTTCTTTCACTCATCCTCACAATATCATCGACCGCTACCTCTCTGGAAATTCTCATCCAACTCCACTTGTCACGGCTCATCGTGAAGCCAAAATTCGTGAACTCAACAGAGAGTATACGAAGCACTTAGCAG GGGTGCATGAGTTGGAACAGTTAAGTGATGCTATTGACAACCTCAAAAGTAAGGTTGCTGATCGAGCGGATGAATTGTTGCTCACTTAA
- the LOC113315796 gene encoding agamous-like MADS-box protein AGL29: MAATRKPSMGRQKIEIKRIEKEDARQVTFSKRRGGVFKKAHELSTLCGAEIAIIVFSPAGKPFSFTHPHNMIHRYLSGNSHPTPLVTAHREAKIRELNREYTEALGRLEAEKKRGAELKKIMKENKKQFWWDNIDDLGVHELEQLSAAIEDLKIKVADRADELLLTSYLPGKNPGTSSSGTSQSENSSTITFETKPTIIPNHQQIHTSSLPQHGYGADFGFVWTQRALLSIRSALCSDFIISMHTVLLHGRKPSLYGSHL, from the coding sequence ATGGCAGCGACAAGAAAACCAAGCATGGGCCGAcagaaaattgaaatcaaaagaaTTGAGAAAGAAGATGCAAGACAAGTTACCTTCTCCAAACGTAGAGGAGGTGTTTTTAAGAAGGCTCATGAACTTTCTACCCTTTGTGGTGCTGAGATTGCTATCATCGTATTTTCACCCGCTGGAAAACCTTTTTCTTTCACTCATCCTCACAATATGATCCACCGCTACCTCTCTGGAAATTCTCATCCAACTCCACTTGTCACGGCTCATCGTGAAGCCAAAATTCGTGAACTGAACAGAGAGTATACTGAAGCACTTGGCAGGTTGGAAGCCGAGAAAAAAAGAGGAGCGGAGTTGAAAAAGATaatgaaagaaaataagaaacaatTTTGGTGGGATAATATTGATGATTTAGGGGTGCATGAGTTGGAACAATTAAGTGCTGCTATTGAAGacctcaaaattaaggtcgctgaTCGAGCAGATGAATTGTTGCTCACTTCATATTTACCGGGGAAAAATCCTGGAACGAGTAGCAGTGGTACATCTCAGAGTGAAAATAGCTCTACTATCACCTTTGAAACAAAACCAACCATCATTCCAAACCATCAGCAGATCCACACTTCTTCCCTCCCTCAGCATGGATATGGTGCTGACTTTGGTTTTGTATGGACGCAACGGGCTTTACTGAGTATCAGGTCAGCCTTATGCAGTGATTTCATAATCTCTATGCACACAGTACTCTTACATGGAAGGAAGCCATCATTATATGGCTCTCACTTATGA